gtgtgtaagtttcAAGATTAATAGAGtgtctgtttccttttaaaagccCATGATATTTTTTTATGCTTGATATTGGTCTTCAGTCCAGTGGTTTCTGTGGTGTTTCCACTATTACCCTACTTTTTAGTGTGCACTTTAATGTTTGCACCGTGTGGTATACTGGTGGAAGCACCCTGTGTCCTGCAAAACAGGAACCTGAATTCTGAAGATGCGGGAAAACAGTGAGATCATCGAACACACTGGACCCTCTATCTGTCTAGAAGACAACTGGGAATGAGGAGTTTTCTTGTAGAATTGCTGTTTTGTCCCAGGGGACGTGAGCATAGTGGTTGCCAAGTGTGAGTGACTGTTGTTCCTGTTTCATGTGACTTTTGCACATTATACCACACTTGGTCCAGCTGCAAACATTTAAAGTTTATTGACGTTCTCAAGCAtgtgatttgtttaaaaatccCTGTAAGTTCAATGTACATTGACCTGCATGTCATACCTGTGAacctttattttatgtctttcagGTGTGTCATCTGCAGACAACCAGGACTTCTTGCAAAGGTCAAGCGTGGAAGATTTATTCTTTAGAGCAACACTGGTAAGATATGAGAGGTGTGCCTTTGATACTGATAAGGACGTGTGTGACAGTAAAGAAAGGTTGTTTAAGTGGAGAGACctaactttggaaaattattcatgataaaatcatttttatctaaAGACATGAAAAATAGTACAAATTTGGGGAAACTTCCACTTTAGTCAGGTACATTTGTAGATCACTTGCTTCCATGTAGGAAAACTGAGAACATTATTGTAAGTGTATGTATTCTTGTAAAGCAGAGTTGGCACAGGCAATGCCTGTGGGCCAAACCTGGCCCTCCGCCTTATttcatctggcccagcaccttgtttcttccAGGCAACAGGActgagctcctttcccctagtgGAAGAGTAGTTACACTAATACAGTCCTAAAATAACATTCAGACTATGGAAGGCATCTGTGAGGTTGACATGGCCCCTGGTGATAatagtttgacacccctgttctgaAGACAGTCTGGAAAATCTGGGAAATCTCATAATTGTGGTGTGGGTAATCATttgaattgtttaaaatgtagaGTAGGAGTAAATTTTCAGTCAACAGTTtgtaaaatgtattgatttactATGGATGTATAAAggatcctgtgaaccaaagagttgcaggttcaaatctctgtcagggcacatgtcttggttgccggccaggtccccagtatgggccATGCTAAGGGcagcaacacattgatgtttctctgactctcttcctccctccctccccactctctaaaaataactttaacaactgaaactataaaaaaaaacatgcaaaagaaaatcaaaataagcaaacaactagatcaggaacaaaatcacagcaatgaagatcatatggagggtgatgagctgggtggaggtgaggggagaatgggggagaagatACAGGGAACAGGAAGCATAagtggtgggtacaaaataggggCCATTTAGTagagtataagaaatggagaggTCATAGAATTACTTGTATGCCCCATGCACATGAACTTCGTTGTGGAATTACAGAGCAGGGTGattgcagggtggaaggggataaaaggaggaaacaaataggacaattgtaatagcataatcaataaaacatacttaaacaaGTGAGCCTGTGAAAAATGTGGTAACACAGGCCCCTTCCACaactcctgaatcagaatctgcattttaacaaaactaTATTTCTTGTTGCCTGAGTGAAACCTGAAGAAGTTACTTACACTTACAACTCACCATGCCTTTTGTAGCTTAGAAGTATACACAGCTGATTCTgaatgaaacaaatacaaaactcAACAATCCATATGCCTCTGTCGgttcattcattttaaagtatattttcctGAAAAGTGATGTCTGTGCAGTGGATTTGTGAGCATGTATTATCCTCCTTTTGCAGTATTAGAAAATACAGTGGAGTGTAAGAGGGTCATAATGACCTTAGGAAATGATACAGGATATCTCCAAGGTCAAACCCACTTCTAACACTTTTCATGTTAGATGACTGTGAGAACTCTGCTGGTGTCTCCTTCGGAAATGTGCCTCCTTTTTTCCCCCGCAGCCATCCTTAACTTTCAAGGACGAGTCTGTAGACTTCTCTTGGGAGGAGTGGGATTGCTTGGACCAAGCTCAGCAGAAATTGTACTCAGATGTGATGTTGGAGAACTACAGCAACCTGGTCTCCCTGGGTGAGGATGACTTCCCTCAGAGTTCCTGCTCGACCCACAGAATATTGTTTATTTAACATCTTCTGGGGACTTGATTTTGTATGGCAGACTCAGACTCATGCTCACAAGGGAGAACTTGGTGGTGATCTCGTGTGGAAAACAAGTGCTTCAAGAATTATGGTCCCTAGCATCTTATTGTCTGAAAAATTTACATATTGTTAGAACAATTAAGGTGCTATCAGGAAAcagcattttagaaaatgaacttctagaaaatttaaattttcctgCACTGTTCCTCCCTGACCACCACATTTATTCGAAATGGGGAATCTTCAaaaactaataatatttattttgtacacaGGTCTTGTTTCTAAGTCAGTCCTGGTCTCCTTCTTGGAGCAAATGAAGGATCGCCGGGATGTTTGCAGAAGAAAGTCAGTATCTGCCCCCCCAGGTAGGTGGGAATGGAGATGCAGATGTCACAGGTGAGAAACCCAAAGGTCTCAGAGGAAGCAAGAAGTTCAAGTTTGTTTGGGAAGCTGTGCTTCAGTGCAAAGGATTTTGCAAAGCCCAGATTTATTTCTGTTGCTGTCATACAGGGCCAGCTGGTCTCCAACAGTGTCTCAGTGTCCTACATGCCTTCAGAATTCTGTTTTTACTCCAGTGGCCTCTGTCATCCCATTAGCATTTGGTGTCAAACTCCTCCCCTTAGACTCTGGCGGCCACCATGGTCTGGCTCCTCTTGCATTGATTCAAGGACCTGGGAAAATCTGCTTGTTACTCATTAATTGTACCttaagctttttttgttttgttttgtttttgtgccaTGGATGGGGTTCATGAAGGAAGTGGTTGAGATCCAGGAATTTGTCACAGAAATCCCAGGAACCTGGGGGGCGGTATTCATGTTTTCTGACTTATAATTTTTAACCCAATGGGGACTTCAAAGAAGACCCTAAAAGGATGGACTCAGTGATTTTCTCATAACACAATGGACCTCCACAACATGAGACATTTTACTTCTCTGTATCACTTTGGAATGCCTTATGCTTGTGAATGTAGCATAGTtgtttgatccattcatttactgatgggaacttaggttgtttccagcatttgCCTATTCTCTTGATTACTTGAAAGAGATTCATATTTCTTACTGTCAAGACTGTCACTACTGAGAAGATGGTGGCGGGATAGGTgcgagcagagtccacttcccctcaacaccagtgaaatacccaGCTGATCTGAgcagcagagcgaacagccaacagtattccagcatatatgaagatcagagaccaaagatagacgacactgaaagatctgatggtgagacaacaaaacctggagtgctgaaaagaccagagttagaccgtgttacacccataaacatcagctcaagaccagtgagcacaggagattaaggagacagtaCCACTGAATCCctttggcattctaccatagaagttcataccataaacccagggagtcagaatacatcaatctAAGAAcaaaggctaacaagaagagtctcacaaacaatgggaagacaaagaaaaaatccccaaatgaaaggaagggaggaagcctcagaaagaatgctaactgaaaatgaggcaagtcaactatcagatactgagttcaaagcaatggctatcaggaagctcactgagctctctgagctcacagagaagtaccagaaactacagggaaactacaaggaactcactgcaaactatatcaacatgaaaaatgaaatagaaactatcaacaagggccaagaggaaatgaggaatgcaatttctgaattgaagaaaacagtggaaggaatgaaaagcagacttgatgaagcagaagatcagatcagcaagctggaggacaaagtagaaaaaacacccagaaagagcaagaaaaggaaaagaggctcagaaagaatgaagaggtgatAAGGGACAATATAAAcgtaaaaatatccatataataggaataccagaaggagaagaagagcaagggatagaaaacctgtttgaaaaagtagtgatgaaAAATATCCTTAATCTGATGACAGAGAAAGTCACCCAaaaccaggaaacacagagagtcccaaccaagaggaacccaaagagacccactgcaagacacatcataattaaaatggcaattctccaagataaagagaggatcttaaaggcagcaagggagaaaaaggaagtaacatacaagggagccccaataaggttagca
The sequence above is drawn from the Desmodus rotundus isolate HL8 chromosome 12, HLdesRot8A.1, whole genome shotgun sequence genome and encodes:
- the LOC139440415 gene encoding KRAB domain-containing protein 5-like: MKEVGVSSADNQDFLQRSSVEDLFFRATLPSLTFKDESVDFSWEEWDCLDQAQQKLYSDVMLENYSNLVSLGLVSKSVLVSFLEQMKDRRDVCRRKSVSAPPGRWEWRCRCHSCVTCRQPGLLAKVKHGRFIL